Genomic segment of Parageobacillus genomosp. 1:
TGGCGATGAAGGCGGCTGTCCTTCAAAATATTCACGCGCCCTTGCCGTCGCTTCTTTATCTTGTCCGGCAAAGACGGTGACGAGATGGTCAGGGCGCTTATCGTAATGGATCGCATGTGCCGCGGCCGGACGTGCGATGCCACCCGCGCAGCCGCACACCGAGTTGATCATGACAAGCGTCGTGCCTGGGCGGCGAAATGCCGCATCGACTTCTTCCGGAGTCCGCAATTCTTCAAACCCCGCTTCGACGATTTCGCGGCGAGATTGTTCGACAAAGTCATTGTAAAGCGGAAATTGGAACATCAAATACACCTCCTTCTTGACATCGTATCACATTTTTTTACGATTCCCTACTCTCATACACTTGAATAAGCTCCCGCACCGCTGAGGTGACCGATTGCGTTCCGGAAATGACGTTATTTTCAATGATCGGAAGCTTCTCTTTGACCGCCGGATGGGAAAAGAAGCTCGTCTCGAGGTAATCTTTAATCATCGAATAAATCCATTCTTTTTGCTGATGACGGCGGCGCATGTCAAACACGCCGGACTGTTTTGTCGTTTCCACAAACTTCTCAATAACATTCCATATTTCGGCGATCCCTTCGCCAAAAAGCGCCGAGCACGTATATGCTTTTGTCTCCCAGCCCGGCGTTGCGGGACGCAAATAATGAAGAATCTGATTATATTCTTTTTGCGCGGCCAGCGCTTTCGGTTTATTGTCTCCGTCCGCTTTGTTAATCACAATCGCATCGGTCAATTCCATAATTCCGCGCTTTATTCCTTGCAATTCGTCACCTGCTCCGGTCAGCACCAGCATTAAAAAGAAATCGACCATGCCGCGAACGACAAACTCGCTTTGCCCGACGCCGACTGTTTCCACCAAAATGATGTCATAGCCCGCCGCTTCGCAAAGCATCATCGTTTCCCGCGTTTTGCGGTGCACGCCGCCAAGCGCTCCACCTGACGGGGACGGACGAATAAAAGCGCGCGGATGGCGGGCCAGCGTTTCCATCCGCGTTTTATCGCCGAGAATGCTGCCGCCGGTAATGGAGCTGCTCGGATCGACCGCCAGCACCGCGACGCGATGGCCTTTTTCGCATAAAAACGTGCCAAACGCTTCAATGAACGTGCTTTTCCCCGCTCCCGGCACACCGGTGATGCCAATGCGGATCGACTTGCCGACGTGCGGCAAAAGTTTATTTAGCACTTGCTGGGCGATGTCCATATGCTTTGATGCGTTGCTTTCCACCAAGGTGATCGCCTGCGCCAAAATCGTGCGGTCATTGTTCAACACACCGTCGACATATTCCTCCACGGACCGTTCTTTTCGTTTCACCCACCGCTTCGGGGCGGACGGGGGGGCCGCCTTCACATACGCGGTGGCAAATTCGCCTTCCCTGCCCTTTTCCACCCATTCGGGACGCTGTGTTCGTTCGTCGTTCATTGGCTCACTTCCTCGTAACCGAGACGTTTATAAATTTCTTCGAGCACTTTTTCAGCGGCAACTGGAATAACTGTTCCCGGCCCGAAAATGGCAGACGCGCCATGTTGATATAAAAACTCATAATCTTGCGGCGGAATGACGCCGCCGACGACAACGATAATGTCTTCGCGGCCAAGCTTGCGCAATTCTTCCACCAATTGCGGCAGCAATGTTTTATGCCCGCCGGCAAGCGAGCTGATGCCGACGACATGGACGTCGTTTTCGACCGCTTGACGCGCTGTTTCTTCCGGCGTTTGGAACAACGGGCCGATGTCGACGTCAAATCCTAAATCGGCAAATGCCGTCGCAATCACTTTCGCCCCGCGGTCGTGGCCGTCCTGCCCCATTTTCGCGATCATGATCCGCGGGCGGCGCCCTTCCAATTCATAAAATTCAGCGGTCAATTTTTTGACGCGTTCAAATTGCTCTTCATTTTGGAATTCGGAA
This window contains:
- a CDS encoding BrxA/BrxB family bacilliredoxin; amino-acid sequence: MFQFPLYNDFVEQSRREIVEAGFEELRTPEEVDAAFRRPGTTLVMINSVCGCAGGIARPAAAHAIHYDKRPDHLVTVFAGQDKEATARAREYFEGQPPSSPSFALLKDGKLCMMIHRHEIEGHEPIEVVEKLQKAFDQYCDEV
- the meaB gene encoding methylmalonyl Co-A mutase-associated GTPase MeaB; translation: MNDERTQRPEWVEKGREGEFATAYVKAAPPSAPKRWVKRKERSVEEYVDGVLNNDRTILAQAITLVESNASKHMDIAQQVLNKLLPHVGKSIRIGITGVPGAGKSTFIEAFGTFLCEKGHRVAVLAVDPSSSITGGSILGDKTRMETLARHPRAFIRPSPSGGALGGVHRKTRETMMLCEAAGYDIILVETVGVGQSEFVVRGMVDFFLMLVLTGAGDELQGIKRGIMELTDAIVINKADGDNKPKALAAQKEYNQILHYLRPATPGWETKAYTCSALFGEGIAEIWNVIEKFVETTKQSGVFDMRRRHQQKEWIYSMIKDYLETSFFSHPAVKEKLPIIENNVISGTQSVTSAVRELIQVYESRES